One Coffea arabica cultivar ET-39 chromosome 5e, Coffea Arabica ET-39 HiFi, whole genome shotgun sequence DNA segment encodes these proteins:
- the LOC140006676 gene encoding GDSL esterase/lipase At4g10955-like, producing MAQLGEDEILKSTGGGGSEGGEKVVLMENKEEGHHPYAFHVSGPRNVSSPNWRDLISSSWKDGNYKRTVIACFIQAVYLLELDRQEKRTPENALAPKWWIPFKYKLVQTLVDERDGSIYGGILEWDRSAALADFVLMRPSGAPRAVLALRGTLLKSPTIRRDIEDDLRFLAWESLKGSVRFHGALKALKSVAEKYGSSSICIAGHSLGAGFALQVGKALAKEGIYVEAHLFNPPSVSLAMSFRNIGEKAGFVWKRVKSMLPLNSENQGSTDPAATSIIAGMKQWVPHLYVNNSDYICCYYTDPDGAENSQNKKENTRPCSGNFAAKLFVMSKGNQKFLEAHGLEQWWSDDLEMQMAVQHSKLISRQLKSLYSGPPQQTQGKLQ from the exons ATGGCACAGTTGGGGGAAGACGAGATTTTGAAGAGTACAGGTGGTGGTGGTAGTGAGGGAGGAGAGAAAGTAGTTTTGATGGAGAATAAAGAAGAGGGTCATCATCCTTATGCTTTTCATGTCTCTGGACCTAGAAATGTTTCTTCACCAAACTGGAGGGACCTCATCAGTTCCAGTTG GAAAGATGGTAATTACAAGAGAACCGTCATTGCCTGCTTTATACAAGCTGTGTACTTGCTTGAACTTGATAGACAGGAAAAGAGGACCCCAGAAAATGCTCTTGCTCCAAAATGGTGGATACCCTTTAAGTACAAGCTGGTCCAGACCTTAGTAGATGAAAGAGATGGATCCATATATGGTGGAATACTTGAATGGGATCGATCTGCTGCTTTGGCTGATTTTGTACTCATGAGACCTAGTGGTGCTCCAAGAGCTGTTCTAGCACTGAGAGGAACACTTCTGAAAAGTCCAACAATTAGACGGGATATTGAGGACGATCTCCGTTTCCTAGCTTGGGAAAGTTTAAAAGGATCTGTTAGATTCCATGGAGCTTTGAAGGCATTAAAATCCGTTGCTGAGAAATATGGAAGTAGCAGCATATGTATTGCAGGTCATTCCTTAGGTGCTGGTTTTGCACTTCAAGTGGGAAAAGCATTAGCTAAAGAAGGAATATATGTGGAAGCTCATCTATTTAATCCACCATCAGTTTCATTAGCTATGAGCTTTAGAAACATTGGGGAAAAAGCTGGATTTGTTTGGAAGAGGGTAAAGTCGATGCTTCCTTTAAACAGTGAAAATCAAGGCAGTACTGATCCAGCTGCAACCTCGATAATCGCAGGAATGAAGCAATGGGTGCCACATTTGTATGTCAATAACAGTGACTACATTTGTTGCTATTATACTGACCCAGATGGAGCAGAAAACAGCCagaataaaaaggaaaacaCCAGGCCTTGCAGTGGAAATTTTGCTGccaaactttttgtgatgtcaAAGGGCAACCAAAAGTTTCTTGAGGCACATGGATTGGAGCAGTGGTGGTCTGATGACTTGGAAATGCAAATGGCTGTCCAGCATAGCAAGCTGATAAGTAGACAGCTGAAATCGTTATACAGCGGCCCTCCTCAACAAACACAAGGCAAGCTTCAGTAA
- the LOC113689919 gene encoding uncharacterized protein, giving the protein MALNFSTVPLYQKPNSIIVPKYKPFLCSSPSPSSAIAAVSEKTGGGVAEEDRPAVSGSSSTRMQLDLLEQLTGGSPVDGYESDGSSPGLTIRDQLANLVGERDDDFIVPLGKNLKKVSPKFLTISQKRNIKRQAYLDEVSERNDSVFFATIGAFVILPPVIILGIAVATGYVQLFHDI; this is encoded by the exons ATGGCTTTAAACTTCAGCACTGTGCCTTTATACCAAAAACCCAATTCAATTATTGTTCCAAAATATAAGCCCTTTTTATGTTCATCTCCTTCACCTTCTTCTGCCATAGCTGCTGTATCTGAAAAAACAGGTGGTGGAGTTGCAGAGGAGGACCGTCCTGCTGTTTCTG GGTCCTCTTCTACTCGGATGCAACTGGATCTCTTGGAGCAACTCACTGGTGGCTCACCAGTTGATG GTTATGAGAGTGATGGGAGCTCCCCTGGACTAACAATTCGGGATCAGCTTGCTAATTTGGTTGGAGAGAGAGATGACGATTTTATCGTTCCACTTggaaaaaatctgaaaaagGTTAGCCCAAAGTTCTTAACTATTTCACAGAAGAGGAACATCAAAAGACAGGCTTACCTGGATGAAGTATCTGAGAGGAATGATTCAGTTTTCTTTGCTACAATTGGAGCATTTGTAATCCTTCCACCTGTTATTATCTTAGGAATTGCTGTAGCAACTGGCTATGTCCAGCTTTTCCATGACATATAA
- the LOC113689918 gene encoding cytochrome b561 domain-containing protein At4g18260-like, with amino-acid sequence MLYKQRSLPLAVLTQLPLVVCSSIVHIKTGNTHSSGKNKTQMTAKLSSEIAIHGFLLWASMGFLVPVGILVMRKSNREECGRRLKILLYIHGVLQILSVLLLTAGAIMSFINFENAFNNDHQRLGLALYGLVWLQMLVGIIRPHRGSNARSGWFFVHWLLGTAVSVLGIINIYTGLQAYGKKTSRSARIWTILFTVEICLIALLYLFQEKWEYIQKQGVILGNEPVQPTEQEISPTYKQKETAEEPC; translated from the exons ATGCTTTACAAGCAGAGGAGCTTGCCCCTGGCTGTTCTTACTCAACTTCCATTAGTTGTGTGCTCGTCTATCGTCCATATAAAAACAGGCAATACTCATTCAAGCGGCAAAAACAAAACACAG ATGACTGCTAAACTATCATCTGAGATTGCGATCCACGGATTTCTGTTATGGGCTTCCATGGGTTTCTTGGTGCCTGTTGGAATACTTGTAATGAGGAAGTCAAACAGAGAGGAATGTGGAAGACGGCTAAAAATCTTACTCTACATTCATGGTGTTTTACAG ATACTGTCAGTTCTCCTTTTGACAGCTGGAGCAATAATGTCCTTTATAAACTTTGAGAACGCTTTCAACAATGATCATCAAAGGTTGGGATTAGCACTTTACGGTCTTGTCTGGCTGCAAATGTTGGTTGGTATAATACGACCACATAG AGGTAGCAACGCAAGGAGTGGATGGTTTTTTGTTCACTGGTTACTAGGGACTGCAGTTTCTGTGCTGGGAATCATCAATATATACACTGGTTTACAAGCTTATGGTAAGAAAACTTCAAGAAGTGCACGAATCTGGACCATTCTTTTCACAGTGGAAATCTGTCTTATCGCCTTACTCTATCTTTTCCAAGAAAAATGGGAGTACATTCAGAAACAGGGAGTAATTTTAGGCAATGAGCCTGTACAACCTACCGAACAAGAGATTTCACCAACATATAAGCAGAAGGAAACAGCAGAAGAGCCTTGTTGA